In one Vagococcus entomophilus genomic region, the following are encoded:
- a CDS encoding acyltransferase family protein: MKEKRKKLEALDSLRGIAVLMVIGYHLYPEFVKGGFLGVSLFFVLSGFLITLTSEASWTRSTFTITDFYSKRIRRIYPVLVVLFVANVCIFTFVDKQLLGGIRSEGISFFLGYNNWWQIMHNVSYFQTNGLSSPFKHLWSLSIEVQFYCLWPIFFLGYKKILGERFLFNRIVWIGIGISAALLFMLYQPGEDPSRVYYGTDTRIFSILLGCLMGENYQLYTGGFSKESKEEKYLQVALLFLGLVAFFFTNENSPWTYRIGLFLTSILFAVVILFAVDVKSFTYRLLNQSFLKWIGKRSYGVYMYHFPILILWKAFFGMKITVLEAVPLVCLILVSAAYSYKYMEEPILTQVKWYGNRKEVFFDEIQK; this comes from the coding sequence ATGAAAGAAAAAAGGAAAAAATTAGAAGCGTTGGATTCACTAAGAGGAATCGCTGTTTTGATGGTGATTGGCTATCATTTATACCCAGAGTTTGTGAAAGGAGGATTTTTGGGAGTCTCTTTATTTTTTGTTTTGTCTGGTTTTTTGATTACATTAACAAGTGAAGCTTCTTGGACGAGAAGTACATTTACGATTACTGATTTTTATTCCAAACGTATCCGCAGAATTTATCCGGTTCTGGTGGTACTCTTTGTTGCAAATGTATGTATTTTTACTTTTGTGGATAAGCAGTTATTAGGTGGCATCCGCTCTGAGGGAATTAGTTTTTTTCTAGGATATAATAACTGGTGGCAAATTATGCACAATGTATCCTACTTTCAAACGAATGGCTTGAGTTCACCGTTTAAGCATTTGTGGTCGTTGTCGATTGAAGTGCAATTTTATTGTTTATGGCCCATATTTTTTTTAGGGTATAAGAAAATTTTGGGAGAAAGATTTTTATTCAATCGAATTGTATGGATTGGTATTGGAATTTCTGCTGCGTTATTATTCATGCTTTATCAGCCGGGGGAAGATCCCAGTAGAGTATATTACGGGACAGATACCCGTATTTTTTCGATTTTATTAGGTTGTTTAATGGGTGAAAATTATCAATTATACACAGGTGGCTTTTCAAAGGAAAGTAAGGAAGAAAAATATCTTCAAGTTGCCTTGCTCTTTTTGGGGCTAGTCGCATTTTTCTTTACAAACGAGAACTCACCATGGACCTACAGAATTGGTTTATTTTTGACCAGTATCTTGTTTGCAGTCGTCATTTTGTTTGCAGTAGATGTCAAAAGTTTCACATATCGCTTATTGAATCAGTCTTTCTTAAAATGGATAGGAAAAAGAAGTTATGGGGTGTACATGTATCATTTCCCTATTTTAATTTTGTGGAAAGCTTTTTTTGGAATGAAGATTACGGTTTTAGAGGCGGTTCCATTAGTATGCTTGATTCTAGTCAGCGCGGCATATTCATATAAGTATATGGAAGAACCTATTTTGACCCAAGTAAAGTGGTATGGCAATAGAAAGGAAGTTTTTTTTGATGAGATACAAAAATAA
- a CDS encoding GNAT family N-acetyltransferase — MTTIYFRQAQPQDIPAMMHIIDEAKVLLAKDNSPQWQNGYPNEQVLAQDIKQGFGYVLIVDKQIVATAALQQTPDENYQHIEEGSWLKEEQPFTTIHRIALSSNYRGMSLATFFLSHLISESYRLGFRQVRADTHRINQRMKHLLEKNGFQYRGIIYVKDYVDNARDAYQLCL; from the coding sequence TTGACAACCATCTATTTTCGGCAAGCACAACCACAAGATATCCCCGCTATGATGCATATCATCGACGAAGCAAAAGTTTTACTTGCAAAAGACAACAGCCCCCAGTGGCAAAACGGCTATCCTAATGAACAGGTTCTCGCTCAGGATATTAAGCAGGGGTTCGGCTATGTCTTAATTGTAGACAAACAGATTGTCGCAACAGCGGCCTTACAACAAACACCTGATGAAAATTATCAACACATCGAAGAGGGAAGTTGGCTAAAAGAGGAACAACCCTTTACAACTATTCACCGCATTGCACTTTCTTCTAATTATCGTGGTATGAGTCTCGCCACATTTTTTCTCTCGCACTTGATTAGTGAAAGTTATCGATTGGGTTTTCGGCAAGTACGCGCAGATACACATAGGATTAATCAGCGTATGAAACATCTCTTGGAGAAGAATGGCTTTCAATATCGTGGCATTATCTATGTCAAAGACTATGTCGATAATGCACGTGATGCCTATCAACTCTGCTTATAA